Proteins found in one Miscanthus floridulus cultivar M001 chromosome 4, ASM1932011v1, whole genome shotgun sequence genomic segment:
- the LOC136552390 gene encoding ATP-dependent DNA helicase SRS2-like protein At4g25120 isoform X4, whose translation MSRWKENASPLPPYLSGASNPSHLLPCKRLLQSPSPCPPPRRPLVDITGNALEQRGGYGYTTPLPKASRSCGFLLHDDEDDMNEAFLREVDAICEEHARSTAKKEEKEKKPAEEHKGTGEAPLVAAAGIIDAAGTEIATLDDAFWEEVSAICEECDAQSAAKSQEGTKEEEEEESLVLSCSDASLPPAISITADVVEFEDAFWKINAVSEEHNTKAHAKYQEGLKGMEEKDGLVALCGDPSVSPVISIAKGDGELVDALFGEVDASIHEGHADISAAKGQEEQQDMELEKEEDEACAPKKYYEYLHSLNDRQKEAACNDVAVPLMIVAGPGSGKTSTMVGRVLTLLKEGIPPSNILAMTFTTAAASEMRERIGTVVGKAVAKEIAISTFHSFCLQLCRTHAEKLGCTSEFIIYGHGQQRRAVIEAERLLEKDKNNGVGDTTKQYDGDIKNSFKDKAKKWQKFITQAKASGRTPEDYEKKGDLTGASVLWHYNEILRSCNALDYHDFINSSITLLTNFPEVYKECQDMWRAIVVDEFQDTSAMQYCLLKILASHNHITIVGDEDQSIFSFNGADVSGFDSFRRDFPDHKEIRLSKNYRSTRAIVEAATALIQNNSKRHHRKLVETDNPSGCKITVKECHSEDSQCAFVIDKIIETTSSTAEGCNFGNIAVLYRRQVTGKPFQVSFRNRKIPFNVHGVAFYRKKVIKTIMAILRTTLPGCDDGPWRQAFKALLPSDKEEKKKIIDHVEKISLARKCSFISAASDIFSAKVSGTFKRAQITQGRKVLSTLDSLSKLVEREQSVSVIISSAGDMLPQKYLLEKRAVVDVDNGKLLNEDSDIRSVLQFLMDDVSDFLSTHFSSSMERSKTDEKGCASTLQAFIDYISLRETENFRSRKEENKNSITLTTIHQSKGLEWDVVFIVQANDSEIPLLHEYNGTVKEAGSTLELLQPSRFLREIPVHLLEVQGEETLRKMPERSSGDIPFDDSEGNISIGKPVMGQNEASPYPELAQGCLANEFLRKFDIDDRSVVSHIFHHWGKKQAFQNPKRLLEKISFVIDERLRGKGYKRKDVLRKLKSFLSGDEALGYAQYVIKWEQIPIEKRSHLTRERNISKSRGLRTLWVRQNPQPSRYRTFETWGAPSLRLLACTHQILSKSTNRSDLVDGIRARTIKPYTLYVYVHAVHTMIVVVPTLL comes from the exons atGTCGCGCTGGAAGGAGAATGCCTCACCTCTCCCGCCCTACCTGAGCGGCGCCTCCAACCCCTCCCATCTCCTCCCCTGCAAGCGCCTGCTGCAATCCCCATCCCCATGCCCACCGCCGCGCCGGCCGCTCGTCGACATCACTGGCAACGCGCTGGAGCAGCGGGGCGGGTACGGGTATACAACGCCCCTCCCGAAGGCTTCCAGGTCCTGCGGGTTCCTTCTTCACGACGACGAAGACGACATGAACGAGGCATTCTTGCGGGAGGTGGACGCCATCTGCGAGGAGCACGCGCGGTCCACGGccaagaaggaggagaaggagaagaagccaGCAGAGGAGCATAAGGGGACGGGCGAAGCGCCGCTCGTGGCGGCAGCGGGTATCATTGACGCCGCTGGAACAGAGATAGCAACG CTTGACGATGCTTTCTGGGAGGAGGTGAGCGCCATCTGTGAGGAGTGTGATGCCCAGTCTGCTGCCAAGAGCCAGGAGGGGacgaaggaagaagaggaggaggagagcttgGTGCTGTCCTGCAGTGATGCTTCACTCCCCCCTGCTATTTCCATCACAGCGGATGTTGTGGAG TTTGAAGATGCATTCTGGAAGATCAATGCCGTTAGTGAGGAGCACAACACCAAAGCTCATGCCAAGTATCAGGAGGGGCTCAAGGGGATGGAGGAGAAAGATGGATTGGTAGCATTGTGCGGTGATCCTTCAGTTTCCCCAGTAATTTCCATTGCAAAGGGGGATGGAGAG CTTGTCGATGCACTCTTTGGGGAGGTTGATGCCTCCATCCACGAGGGGCATGCTGATATCTCTGCTGCTAAGGGCCAGGAGGAGCAGCAAGATATGGAACTAGAAAAGGAGGAAGATGAAGCGTGTGCTCCAAAGAAGTACTATGAATATTTGCACTCCTTGAATGATAGGCAGAAGGAGGCTGCATGTAATGATGTGGCTGTTCCACTAATGATTGTTGCTGGTCCAGGAAGTGGAAAG ACTTCCACAATGGTTGGTAGGGTGCTCACACTTCTCAAAGAG GGAATTCCACCATCAAACATTCTTGCTATGACATTCACCACAGCTGCTGCCTCGGAAATGAGAGAACGGATAGGAACAGTGGTGGGAAAGGCAGTTGCCAAGGAGATTGCAATAAGCACATTTCACTCATTCTGCTTGCAGCTTTGCAGAACACATGCTGAaaa GCTAGGCTGCACATCTGAGTTCATAATCTATGGACATGGACAACAACGAAGGGCGGTTATTGAGGCAGAGCGTCTATTGGAAAAGGACAAAAATAATGGTGTTGGAGATACAACTAAACAGTATGATGGGGACATAAAAAATTCTTTCAAAGACAAAGCCAAAAAGTGGCAGAAATTTATTACACAG GCAAAAGCTTCAGGTAGAACTCCAGAGGACTATGAAAAGAAGGGTGATTTGACAGGA GCTTCTGTTCTTTGGCATTACAATGAAATATTAAGATCTTGTAATGCTCTTGATTACCATGATTTTATTAACTCATCCATAACCCTTCTCACGAACTTTCCTGAAG TATACAAAGAGTGTCAGGATATGTGGCGGGCAATTGTAGTTGATGAGTTTCAGGATACCAGTGCTATGCAGTATTGTCTTCTGAAGATTCTAGCTTCCCACAATCATATAACTATTGTCGGTGATGAAGATCAG TCCATCTTCAGTTTCAATGGTGCTGATGTATCTGGCTTCGATTCATTTCGTAGAGATTTTCCAGATCACAAAGAG ATCAGGTTGAGCAAGAATTACCGCTCCACACGTGCAATTGTTGAAGCAGCAACTGCTCTAATTCAGAACAACAGTAAGCGGCATCATCGTAAGCTTGTAGAGACCGATAACCCTTCTGGTTGTAAG ATCACTGTCAAGGAGTGCCACAGTGAAGATTCACAATGTGCATTTGTTATTGACAAAATCATTGAAACTACGTCTAGTACCGCTGAGGGGTGCAACTTTGGCAACATTGCTGTCCTATATCGAAGACAG GTAACTGGCAAACCTTTCCAAGTCTCCTTCCGCAACAGGAAAATTCCCTTTAATGTTCATGGTGTGGCTTTCTACAGGAAAAAG GTGATCAAAACTATCATGGCAATACTTCGGACCACATTACCTGGTTGTGATGATGGCCCGTGGCGTCAAGCCTTCAAGGCCCTTTTACCTAGtgacaaagaagaaaagaagaag ATTATAGATCATGTTGAAAAGATTTCACTGGCTAGAAAGTGTAGTTTTATATCTGCTGCTAGTGACATCTTCAGCGCTAAGGTCTCTGGTACCTTCAAAAG GGCCCAGATTACTCAAGGACGTAAGGTTTTATCGACCTTGGATAGCCTATCAAAACTTGTTGAAAGG GAACAATCAGTTTCAGTCATCATTTCCTCTGCGGGAGACATGCTACCTCAG AAATATCTCCTTGAGAAGCGTGCAGTTGTTGATGTTGATAATGGCAAATTATTAAATGAAGATAGCGATATCAGATCG GTCCTTCAGTTTTTAATGGATGATGTGTCTGACTTCTTGTCAACACATTTTTCTAGTTCAATGGAGAGAAGCAAGACCGACGAGAAAGGTTGTGCTTCTACACTTCAAGCTTTCATTGATTATATATCTTTGAGGGAAACTGAAAATTTTCGATCCCGAAAGGAGGAAAATAAGAATTCTATCACATTAACAACTATTCATCAG TCAAAAGGTTTGGAGTGGGATGTCGTGTTTATTGTGCAG GCAAATGATTCGGAAATTCCTTTGTTGCATGAGTACAATGGTACTGTGAAAGAAGCTGGAAGCACACTGGAG CTTCTGCAACCTTCACGTTTCCTCAGAGAAATTCCAGTTCACCTTCTTGAGGTGCAG GGCGAAGAGACTCTGAGAAAAATGCCTGAACGGTCTTCAGGTGATATTCCTTTTGATGACTCTGAAGGGAATATATCAATCGGAAAGCCAGTTATGGGACAGAACGAAGCTTCACCTTATCCAGAACTGGCTCAAGGATGCCTTGCTAATGAATTCTTGAGAAA GTTCGACATTGATGATAGATCGGTAGTCTCACATATATTTCATCATTGGGGCAAGAAGCAGGCATTTCAAAATCCAAAGAGATTACTTGAAAAG ATCAGTTTTGTGATTGATGAACGCCTACGTGGTAAAGGATACAAGCGCAAG GATGTCTTGCGAAAGCTGAAGTCGTTCCTAAGCGGTGATGAAGCATTGGGCTACGCACAATAT GTTATCAAGTGGGAACAGATTCCAATAGAGAAGCGGAGCCATTTGACGAGAGAAAG GAACATTTCCAAAAGCAGAGGATTGAGAACTCTATGGGTTCGTCAGAACCCACAGCCAAGCAG
- the LOC136552390 gene encoding ATP-dependent DNA helicase SRS2-like protein At4g25120 isoform X5, with the protein MSRWKENASPLPPYLSGASNPSHLLPCKRLLQSPSPCPPPRRPLVDITGNALEQRGGYGYTTPLPKASRSCGFLLHDDEDDMNEAFLREVDAICEEHARSTAKKEEKEKKPAEEHKGTGEAPLVAAAGIIDAAGTEIATLDDAFWEEVSAICEECDAQSAAKSQEGTKEEEEEESLVLSCSDASLPPAISITADVVEFEDAFWKINAVSEEHNTKAHAKYQEGLKGMEEKDGLVALCGDPSVSPVISIAKGDGELVDALFGEVDASIHEGHADISAAKGQEEQQDMELEKEEDEACAPKKYYEYLHSLNDRQKEAACNDVAVPLMIVAGPGSGKTSTMVGRVLTLLKEGIPPSNILAMTFTTAAASEMRERIGTVVGKAVAKEIAISTFHSFCLQLCRTHAEKLGCTSEFIIYGHGQQRRAVIEAERLLEKDKNNGVGDTTKQYDGDIKNSFKDKAKKWQKFITQAKASGRTPEDYEKKGDLTGASVLWHYNEILRSCNALDYHDFINSSITLLTNFPEVYKECQDMWRAIVVDEFQDTSAMQYCLLKILASHNHITIVGDEDQSIFSFNGADVSGFDSFRRDFPDHKEIRLSKNYRSTRAIVEAATALIQNNSKRHHRKLVETDNPSGCKITVKECHSEDSQCAFVIDKIIETTSSTAEGCNFGNIAVLYRRQVTGKPFQVSFRNRKIPFNVHGVAFYRKKVIKTIMAILRTTLPGCDDGPWRQAFKALLPSDKEEKKKIIDHVEKISLARKCSFISAASDIFSAKVSGTFKRAQITQGRKVLSTLDSLSKLVEREQSVSVIISSAGDMLPQKYLLEKRAVVDVDNGKLLNEDSDIRSVLQFLMDDVSDFLSTHFSSSMERSKTDEKGCASTLQAFIDYISLRETENFRSRKEENKNSITLTTIHQSKGLEWDVVFIVQANDSEIPLLHEYNGTVKEAGSTLEEERRLLYVAMTRARKKLYILHVTVDSNRQLLQPSRFLREIPVHLLEVQGEETLRKMPERSSGDIPFDDSEGNISIGKPVMGQNEASPYPELAQGCLANEFLRKFDIDDRSVVSHIFHHWGKKQAFQNPKRLLEKISFVIDERLRGKGYKRKDVLRKLKSFLSGDEALGYAQYVIKWEQIPIEKRSHLTRERQEHFQKQRIENSMGSSEPTAKQISYLRNLGCTITPTSRLHASNLIEKYKSL; encoded by the exons atGTCGCGCTGGAAGGAGAATGCCTCACCTCTCCCGCCCTACCTGAGCGGCGCCTCCAACCCCTCCCATCTCCTCCCCTGCAAGCGCCTGCTGCAATCCCCATCCCCATGCCCACCGCCGCGCCGGCCGCTCGTCGACATCACTGGCAACGCGCTGGAGCAGCGGGGCGGGTACGGGTATACAACGCCCCTCCCGAAGGCTTCCAGGTCCTGCGGGTTCCTTCTTCACGACGACGAAGACGACATGAACGAGGCATTCTTGCGGGAGGTGGACGCCATCTGCGAGGAGCACGCGCGGTCCACGGccaagaaggaggagaaggagaagaagccaGCAGAGGAGCATAAGGGGACGGGCGAAGCGCCGCTCGTGGCGGCAGCGGGTATCATTGACGCCGCTGGAACAGAGATAGCAACG CTTGACGATGCTTTCTGGGAGGAGGTGAGCGCCATCTGTGAGGAGTGTGATGCCCAGTCTGCTGCCAAGAGCCAGGAGGGGacgaaggaagaagaggaggaggagagcttgGTGCTGTCCTGCAGTGATGCTTCACTCCCCCCTGCTATTTCCATCACAGCGGATGTTGTGGAG TTTGAAGATGCATTCTGGAAGATCAATGCCGTTAGTGAGGAGCACAACACCAAAGCTCATGCCAAGTATCAGGAGGGGCTCAAGGGGATGGAGGAGAAAGATGGATTGGTAGCATTGTGCGGTGATCCTTCAGTTTCCCCAGTAATTTCCATTGCAAAGGGGGATGGAGAG CTTGTCGATGCACTCTTTGGGGAGGTTGATGCCTCCATCCACGAGGGGCATGCTGATATCTCTGCTGCTAAGGGCCAGGAGGAGCAGCAAGATATGGAACTAGAAAAGGAGGAAGATGAAGCGTGTGCTCCAAAGAAGTACTATGAATATTTGCACTCCTTGAATGATAGGCAGAAGGAGGCTGCATGTAATGATGTGGCTGTTCCACTAATGATTGTTGCTGGTCCAGGAAGTGGAAAG ACTTCCACAATGGTTGGTAGGGTGCTCACACTTCTCAAAGAG GGAATTCCACCATCAAACATTCTTGCTATGACATTCACCACAGCTGCTGCCTCGGAAATGAGAGAACGGATAGGAACAGTGGTGGGAAAGGCAGTTGCCAAGGAGATTGCAATAAGCACATTTCACTCATTCTGCTTGCAGCTTTGCAGAACACATGCTGAaaa GCTAGGCTGCACATCTGAGTTCATAATCTATGGACATGGACAACAACGAAGGGCGGTTATTGAGGCAGAGCGTCTATTGGAAAAGGACAAAAATAATGGTGTTGGAGATACAACTAAACAGTATGATGGGGACATAAAAAATTCTTTCAAAGACAAAGCCAAAAAGTGGCAGAAATTTATTACACAG GCAAAAGCTTCAGGTAGAACTCCAGAGGACTATGAAAAGAAGGGTGATTTGACAGGA GCTTCTGTTCTTTGGCATTACAATGAAATATTAAGATCTTGTAATGCTCTTGATTACCATGATTTTATTAACTCATCCATAACCCTTCTCACGAACTTTCCTGAAG TATACAAAGAGTGTCAGGATATGTGGCGGGCAATTGTAGTTGATGAGTTTCAGGATACCAGTGCTATGCAGTATTGTCTTCTGAAGATTCTAGCTTCCCACAATCATATAACTATTGTCGGTGATGAAGATCAG TCCATCTTCAGTTTCAATGGTGCTGATGTATCTGGCTTCGATTCATTTCGTAGAGATTTTCCAGATCACAAAGAG ATCAGGTTGAGCAAGAATTACCGCTCCACACGTGCAATTGTTGAAGCAGCAACTGCTCTAATTCAGAACAACAGTAAGCGGCATCATCGTAAGCTTGTAGAGACCGATAACCCTTCTGGTTGTAAG ATCACTGTCAAGGAGTGCCACAGTGAAGATTCACAATGTGCATTTGTTATTGACAAAATCATTGAAACTACGTCTAGTACCGCTGAGGGGTGCAACTTTGGCAACATTGCTGTCCTATATCGAAGACAG GTAACTGGCAAACCTTTCCAAGTCTCCTTCCGCAACAGGAAAATTCCCTTTAATGTTCATGGTGTGGCTTTCTACAGGAAAAAG GTGATCAAAACTATCATGGCAATACTTCGGACCACATTACCTGGTTGTGATGATGGCCCGTGGCGTCAAGCCTTCAAGGCCCTTTTACCTAGtgacaaagaagaaaagaagaag ATTATAGATCATGTTGAAAAGATTTCACTGGCTAGAAAGTGTAGTTTTATATCTGCTGCTAGTGACATCTTCAGCGCTAAGGTCTCTGGTACCTTCAAAAG GGCCCAGATTACTCAAGGACGTAAGGTTTTATCGACCTTGGATAGCCTATCAAAACTTGTTGAAAGG GAACAATCAGTTTCAGTCATCATTTCCTCTGCGGGAGACATGCTACCTCAG AAATATCTCCTTGAGAAGCGTGCAGTTGTTGATGTTGATAATGGCAAATTATTAAATGAAGATAGCGATATCAGATCG GTCCTTCAGTTTTTAATGGATGATGTGTCTGACTTCTTGTCAACACATTTTTCTAGTTCAATGGAGAGAAGCAAGACCGACGAGAAAGGTTGTGCTTCTACACTTCAAGCTTTCATTGATTATATATCTTTGAGGGAAACTGAAAATTTTCGATCCCGAAAGGAGGAAAATAAGAATTCTATCACATTAACAACTATTCATCAG TCAAAAGGTTTGGAGTGGGATGTCGTGTTTATTGTGCAG GCAAATGATTCGGAAATTCCTTTGTTGCATGAGTACAATGGTACTGTGAAAGAAGCTGGAAGCACACTGGAG GAGGAGAGGAGGTTACTCTATGTTGCAATGACACGAGCTCGGAAAAAGCTGTACATCTTGCATGTTACAGTTGACTCTAACCGTCAG CTTCTGCAACCTTCACGTTTCCTCAGAGAAATTCCAGTTCACCTTCTTGAGGTGCAG GGCGAAGAGACTCTGAGAAAAATGCCTGAACGGTCTTCAGGTGATATTCCTTTTGATGACTCTGAAGGGAATATATCAATCGGAAAGCCAGTTATGGGACAGAACGAAGCTTCACCTTATCCAGAACTGGCTCAAGGATGCCTTGCTAATGAATTCTTGAGAAA GTTCGACATTGATGATAGATCGGTAGTCTCACATATATTTCATCATTGGGGCAAGAAGCAGGCATTTCAAAATCCAAAGAGATTACTTGAAAAG ATCAGTTTTGTGATTGATGAACGCCTACGTGGTAAAGGATACAAGCGCAAG GATGTCTTGCGAAAGCTGAAGTCGTTCCTAAGCGGTGATGAAGCATTGGGCTACGCACAATAT GTTATCAAGTGGGAACAGATTCCAATAGAGAAGCGGAGCCATTTGACGAGAGAAAGGCAG GAACATTTCCAAAAGCAGAGGATTGAGAACTCTATGGGTTCGTCAGAACCCACAGCCAAGCAG
- the LOC136552390 gene encoding ATP-dependent DNA helicase SRS2-like protein At4g25120 isoform X2 gives MSRWKENASPLPPYLSGASNPSHLLPCKRLLQSPSPCPPPRRPLVDITGNALEQRGGYGYTTPLPKASRSCGFLLHDDEDDMNEAFLREVDAICEEHARSTAKKEEKEKKPAEEHKGTGEAPLVAAAGIIDAAGTEIATLDDAFWEEVSAICEECDAQSAAKSQEGTKEEEEEESLVLSCSDASLPPAISITADVVEFEDAFWKINAVSEEHNTKAHAKYQEGLKGMEEKDGLVALCGDPSVSPVISIAKGDGELVDALFGEVDASIHEGHADISAAKGQEEQQDMELEKEEDEACAPKKYYEYLHSLNDRQKEAACNDVAVPLMIVAGPGSGKTSTMVGRVLTLLKEGIPPSNILAMTFTTAAASEMRERIGTVVGKAVAKEIAISTFHSFCLQLCRTHAEKLGCTSEFIIYGHGQQRRAVIEAERLLEKDKNNGVGDTTKQYDGDIKNSFKDKAKKWQKFITQAKASGRTPEDYEKKGDLTGASVLWHYNEILRSCNALDYHDFINSSITLLTNFPEVYKECQDMWRAIVVDEFQDTSAMQYCLLKILASHNHITIVGDEDQSIFSFNGADVSGFDSFRRDFPDHKEIRLSKNYRSTRAIVEAATALIQNNSKRHHRKLVETDNPSGCKITVKECHSEDSQCAFVIDKIIETTSSTAEGCNFGNIAVLYRRQVTGKPFQVSFRNRKIPFNVHGVAFYRKKVIKTIMAILRTTLPGCDDGPWRQAFKALLPSDKEEKKKIIDHVEKISLARKCSFISAASDIFSAKVSGTFKRAQITQGRKVLSTLDSLSKLVEREQSVSVIISSAGDMLPQKYLLEKRAVVDVDNGKLLNEDSDIRSVLQFLMDDVSDFLSTHFSSSMERSKTDEKGCASTLQAFIDYISLRETENFRSRKEENKNSITLTTIHQSKGLEWDVVFIVQANDSEIPLLHEYNGTVKEAGSTLEEERRLLYVAMTRARKKLYILHVTVDSNRQLLQPSRFLREIPVHLLEVQGEETLRKMPERSSGDIPFDDSEGNISIGKPVMGQNEASPYPELAQGCLANEFLRKFDIDDRSVVSHIFHHWGKKQAFQNPKRLLEKISFVIDERLRGKGYKRKDVLRKLKSFLSGDEALGYAQYVIKWEQIPIEKRSHLTRERNISKSRGLRTLWVRQNPQPSRYRTFETWGAPSLRLLACTHQILSKSTNRSDLVDGIRARTIKPYTLYVYVHAVHTMIVVVPTLL, from the exons atGTCGCGCTGGAAGGAGAATGCCTCACCTCTCCCGCCCTACCTGAGCGGCGCCTCCAACCCCTCCCATCTCCTCCCCTGCAAGCGCCTGCTGCAATCCCCATCCCCATGCCCACCGCCGCGCCGGCCGCTCGTCGACATCACTGGCAACGCGCTGGAGCAGCGGGGCGGGTACGGGTATACAACGCCCCTCCCGAAGGCTTCCAGGTCCTGCGGGTTCCTTCTTCACGACGACGAAGACGACATGAACGAGGCATTCTTGCGGGAGGTGGACGCCATCTGCGAGGAGCACGCGCGGTCCACGGccaagaaggaggagaaggagaagaagccaGCAGAGGAGCATAAGGGGACGGGCGAAGCGCCGCTCGTGGCGGCAGCGGGTATCATTGACGCCGCTGGAACAGAGATAGCAACG CTTGACGATGCTTTCTGGGAGGAGGTGAGCGCCATCTGTGAGGAGTGTGATGCCCAGTCTGCTGCCAAGAGCCAGGAGGGGacgaaggaagaagaggaggaggagagcttgGTGCTGTCCTGCAGTGATGCTTCACTCCCCCCTGCTATTTCCATCACAGCGGATGTTGTGGAG TTTGAAGATGCATTCTGGAAGATCAATGCCGTTAGTGAGGAGCACAACACCAAAGCTCATGCCAAGTATCAGGAGGGGCTCAAGGGGATGGAGGAGAAAGATGGATTGGTAGCATTGTGCGGTGATCCTTCAGTTTCCCCAGTAATTTCCATTGCAAAGGGGGATGGAGAG CTTGTCGATGCACTCTTTGGGGAGGTTGATGCCTCCATCCACGAGGGGCATGCTGATATCTCTGCTGCTAAGGGCCAGGAGGAGCAGCAAGATATGGAACTAGAAAAGGAGGAAGATGAAGCGTGTGCTCCAAAGAAGTACTATGAATATTTGCACTCCTTGAATGATAGGCAGAAGGAGGCTGCATGTAATGATGTGGCTGTTCCACTAATGATTGTTGCTGGTCCAGGAAGTGGAAAG ACTTCCACAATGGTTGGTAGGGTGCTCACACTTCTCAAAGAG GGAATTCCACCATCAAACATTCTTGCTATGACATTCACCACAGCTGCTGCCTCGGAAATGAGAGAACGGATAGGAACAGTGGTGGGAAAGGCAGTTGCCAAGGAGATTGCAATAAGCACATTTCACTCATTCTGCTTGCAGCTTTGCAGAACACATGCTGAaaa GCTAGGCTGCACATCTGAGTTCATAATCTATGGACATGGACAACAACGAAGGGCGGTTATTGAGGCAGAGCGTCTATTGGAAAAGGACAAAAATAATGGTGTTGGAGATACAACTAAACAGTATGATGGGGACATAAAAAATTCTTTCAAAGACAAAGCCAAAAAGTGGCAGAAATTTATTACACAG GCAAAAGCTTCAGGTAGAACTCCAGAGGACTATGAAAAGAAGGGTGATTTGACAGGA GCTTCTGTTCTTTGGCATTACAATGAAATATTAAGATCTTGTAATGCTCTTGATTACCATGATTTTATTAACTCATCCATAACCCTTCTCACGAACTTTCCTGAAG TATACAAAGAGTGTCAGGATATGTGGCGGGCAATTGTAGTTGATGAGTTTCAGGATACCAGTGCTATGCAGTATTGTCTTCTGAAGATTCTAGCTTCCCACAATCATATAACTATTGTCGGTGATGAAGATCAG TCCATCTTCAGTTTCAATGGTGCTGATGTATCTGGCTTCGATTCATTTCGTAGAGATTTTCCAGATCACAAAGAG ATCAGGTTGAGCAAGAATTACCGCTCCACACGTGCAATTGTTGAAGCAGCAACTGCTCTAATTCAGAACAACAGTAAGCGGCATCATCGTAAGCTTGTAGAGACCGATAACCCTTCTGGTTGTAAG ATCACTGTCAAGGAGTGCCACAGTGAAGATTCACAATGTGCATTTGTTATTGACAAAATCATTGAAACTACGTCTAGTACCGCTGAGGGGTGCAACTTTGGCAACATTGCTGTCCTATATCGAAGACAG GTAACTGGCAAACCTTTCCAAGTCTCCTTCCGCAACAGGAAAATTCCCTTTAATGTTCATGGTGTGGCTTTCTACAGGAAAAAG GTGATCAAAACTATCATGGCAATACTTCGGACCACATTACCTGGTTGTGATGATGGCCCGTGGCGTCAAGCCTTCAAGGCCCTTTTACCTAGtgacaaagaagaaaagaagaag ATTATAGATCATGTTGAAAAGATTTCACTGGCTAGAAAGTGTAGTTTTATATCTGCTGCTAGTGACATCTTCAGCGCTAAGGTCTCTGGTACCTTCAAAAG GGCCCAGATTACTCAAGGACGTAAGGTTTTATCGACCTTGGATAGCCTATCAAAACTTGTTGAAAGG GAACAATCAGTTTCAGTCATCATTTCCTCTGCGGGAGACATGCTACCTCAG AAATATCTCCTTGAGAAGCGTGCAGTTGTTGATGTTGATAATGGCAAATTATTAAATGAAGATAGCGATATCAGATCG GTCCTTCAGTTTTTAATGGATGATGTGTCTGACTTCTTGTCAACACATTTTTCTAGTTCAATGGAGAGAAGCAAGACCGACGAGAAAGGTTGTGCTTCTACACTTCAAGCTTTCATTGATTATATATCTTTGAGGGAAACTGAAAATTTTCGATCCCGAAAGGAGGAAAATAAGAATTCTATCACATTAACAACTATTCATCAG TCAAAAGGTTTGGAGTGGGATGTCGTGTTTATTGTGCAG GCAAATGATTCGGAAATTCCTTTGTTGCATGAGTACAATGGTACTGTGAAAGAAGCTGGAAGCACACTGGAG GAGGAGAGGAGGTTACTCTATGTTGCAATGACACGAGCTCGGAAAAAGCTGTACATCTTGCATGTTACAGTTGACTCTAACCGTCAG CTTCTGCAACCTTCACGTTTCCTCAGAGAAATTCCAGTTCACCTTCTTGAGGTGCAG GGCGAAGAGACTCTGAGAAAAATGCCTGAACGGTCTTCAGGTGATATTCCTTTTGATGACTCTGAAGGGAATATATCAATCGGAAAGCCAGTTATGGGACAGAACGAAGCTTCACCTTATCCAGAACTGGCTCAAGGATGCCTTGCTAATGAATTCTTGAGAAA GTTCGACATTGATGATAGATCGGTAGTCTCACATATATTTCATCATTGGGGCAAGAAGCAGGCATTTCAAAATCCAAAGAGATTACTTGAAAAG ATCAGTTTTGTGATTGATGAACGCCTACGTGGTAAAGGATACAAGCGCAAG GATGTCTTGCGAAAGCTGAAGTCGTTCCTAAGCGGTGATGAAGCATTGGGCTACGCACAATAT GTTATCAAGTGGGAACAGATTCCAATAGAGAAGCGGAGCCATTTGACGAGAGAAAG GAACATTTCCAAAAGCAGAGGATTGAGAACTCTATGGGTTCGTCAGAACCCACAGCCAAGCAG